Below is a window of Polyodon spathula isolate WHYD16114869_AA chromosome 42, ASM1765450v1, whole genome shotgun sequence DNA.
CCGCTCCAGCGAGCCTCACACCTGATCCCTGTGGGGCGCTCCTCCCAGTAACCCCTTCCTGCAGCTCTAGAATTTGATTAATTGCAATGAGAACCAGAGTCGGAATGTCAGCAAGCCattacatcaaaaaaaaaaaaaaaaaaaaaaaaaaaaaaaaaaaaaaaaaaaacacacacacacaatttttacAAACTCAATCCTTAGACAATTAttacagagaatcgtgggagtctggaaccaactccccagtaatgttgttgaagctgacaccctgggatccttcaagaagctgcttgatgagattctgggatcaataagctactaacaaccaaacgagcaagatgggccgaacggcctcctctcgtttgtaaactttctcatgttcttaagtcaggaggctgtgtggtccaagaaactgggcttgtaaccagcaggtccctggttcaaatcccagctcagccactgactcgctgtgtgtgaccctgagcaagccattgaaactccttgtgctgcgtctttggggtgagacattgcaagtgactctgcagctgatgcatagctcacacaccccagtctcttgtaaagcgctttgtgatggtgctccattatgaaaggcgctatataaagattattattattcttaagaCATATACAGACAGAGATTGAGGCTTCCTCTCAAAACAAGCCTCAAGTTTTAGTTACTTATGCTGTTAACGTTTGTCTActagaataaataaaatgaaaaagagacaatataatcccttcttggggtctgtgtttgtttactacattctgaaaagaattgagtttcattaaagctgcagacagacagaaacacagacagacagagccccacaatcctgctCAGTGTGACGCTAcagtataatcccttcttcttagTCTGTGTTTGTTTACTACACTCTGAAAAGAGTTTCATTGAAGCTACTTGTCCCTCAGTCGTGGCCATTTCAACACAGCTCTTCCCAAACACATTTTGATTTCTAACCAATGCCAAACCGCGCGCAGAAACCAATACAACCGACATAAAAGCAGCAAACACAAGTAGCTTTTAAACACAAGCTTTATTGAAAACAGCCTTGTGCCCTCTATCCCTTCCACCCTCCCCAACCCAACACTGGCCCCGatcttaattacaaaaaaaaataaatcaatacaaaaactaaaataaaatcaaccgTCATTGATCACTCAAGCAAAGCAAAGACGTCTCGTATCAAATCTCAAGCTGTTTCATTTGAAAAGGCACGATAACCAGGACGCGTGGGTCTtcgacatggggggggggggggagatattCAGGGCGCGGCTCTGATTGCGTTATTTtaccccccctcccaaaaaaaaaaaaaaaaaaaaaaagagaacgcCGCCCAGAATTTGAAGCTTCTGCTTCCTGGTAAGAAATCTCTGCTTAGCTCACTCTCGCCGGCAGAAAATAAATCAGACCAGGAAGGCAGTAATACCAGGAAAAAgtcaaaagaaatgaaaaatatttgaaCGTACATTTTAGAGCTGCCTGGAAGCCTGGTGTGTGTGGTTAttgctgctgtgttgttttgGATAAGCAGTGAACTTGTtaatgcgtgtgcgtgtgcgtgtgcgtgtgtcgtTGCTTATGCTACTCCTTCGTATAATTATGATCATGACTAATTACTGCAGCAGAATTGAACACAGTCGACATCATTTCTGAATaatctaaaccaaaaaaaaaacatttcatacatacatataaagaaTGACACACACAGAAGCgctggatttaaaaataacaggaatGCCGTCCATTCATAAACtaaaaaagacttctagtggaaacgtctGCCactgaattgacactgaagacgctgagaaagacttctagtggaaacgtttcttttagtatttcattgCTAACAAATGCATTTGATTTTTGGCGGTCACTGcaaagcatctttaaaaaaaaaacaactcctgaATGGAATAGAATATGAATTCATGTTAACTGCATCATATTAAGAGATTTCCAAAGCCTCAAGTTAAAACAGGATTAGTTGAATCTGACGCAGTAGAAAGCATTCAGTGCAGTATACAGAAACTTCGCAACTTGAATCCAAGTTATACTACAAAGTAAACCAGGTTAGTTTAACAGCACTAGAAGGGGATTTCGAGTAAGCCAGCGTGCTTTAAGGATAGcgtaacattttaaaagctacACGCATGTCCCCACCGCTAAAATTATGCTGGAGCGCTAAACAGCAGGGATTACTCAAGGGGGTCTCTCAAGAAGAAACCGTTTGCAAGCGCTCGATTCCTCGAGCACACTAAGGGGTTAATATTTTGCAAGCGGTGTGGCTAACGTTTTCTCTTGTTTTGTGATCGACACTGAGGAGCGGATTTActgctgataaataaataaatacttaaaaggCGATTAGGAAACTCAGTGCAGCCCTAATACTAAAATTATCATTTTAATACAAGGTCTCAGTGTACTTCTTATAGGGCAGGAATAATTGTCTATAAACTTAAAACAgacagtgctctctctctctctctccagtctcgCACATTCTCCcaaaaagaaccccccccccgtCCAATTAAAATCGAAATGAGAAAGAAAATCCTTCTTTAATTCTGTAAATATCACATCTGGGAGGGTGTacattttaaagggaaaaaaaagacaactaaaaaaaaaaaaatgaaataaacacacagcaacacTTTTTCTAAAATACCGTTATAAAAAAGTCTCACAGAACGTCCTGCAGTCTATATAAaactaacttttttaaaaaaaccttcactgtgtcctgtgttgtccgtatagattttttttctggtcaGTTTAACACTTCTTGCTGTGATTCGGACAGAACGCATCTAGTTAGAGCTGCAGGAAGGGGTTACTGGGAGGAGCGCTCCGCTGGAATCAGGCGTGAGGCTCGCTGGAGCGGATCGGGGGGGCTGATTCACCGCTCAGAGTGacttcagaaacagctgcttgggtttgtgacgATCGCTGCTTTTTCTCAGACTCTGCGGTGAACAGcgacccacacaaacccaagcagctgtttctgaattcAATCTGAGCGGTGAATCAGCCCCCCCGATCCGCTCCAGCGAGCCTCACGCCTGATTCCCGTGGAGCGCTCCTCCCAGTAACCCAGGAATCAGCTCCTGCAGGTTCACAGACCCACACCAAGCCGCTTGCACTCAGAAGGTAACTGTAACTAGTTTAACtagaagaaaatacattaaaagttgTCCCACAAATTCATTTCTTTAAGAGAGTCTTCTATTATCCACCTGGCTCGCacgtccaaaaaaataaaaatgggaattCAGCAAAGAGCCTTTAACCAACAAactcagggctgggaatcagactcccgctcctcagcagtgtgatccagtcctgctttcactaggagtttaataatcagacacctgagcttgttagctagacacactgggggctgatcaagctggtagtgaaacttggactggatcacactgctgtgcaataggggtcttattACCAGCCCTGAAAGTTTGGGTTTTCTGTCAACATGACCAaactgtggaaagaaaaaaaaatatttaaaaacggAAGGTGCTGTAAAAGTTAGTGATGGGGGAAAACAGAAACGCTGTAAAAGCAGTTGTATAAAAAGTCCCTCCCCCCTCACTCCTCCCCGTCGCTAATATCCACCTCTACCTCCGCCATGCCCAGCTGCTGGCACAGAAACCAGTCCCGTACTTGCTGGTAAGTCATCCTCGACTTTTTGCACAAAAGGTCCAAATCTCGCTCCTGCAGGAACCCTGTGGAGCTCAAATACCTCTCCAGGGGGCGCATGTCAACACTGGGGTTCGAACCCGGGGCCGCAGCATCGGCACTGGCTCCCTGCCTGACCCCCGCGTTGCTCCCACCCTCCCTCCTCCGTTTCGCCCTGCCGTTGCTGGGGGCAGCGGCGATGTGGGGAgcgctctgctgctgctgctgcaggatgTCGGAAGCAATGTCCGAGCCTGCCCCCGCCCCCCTCACCCACCGCAGCTGGCCGTTCTTGACTGCGTACCTCGTGTCCCCGAACCACTGGATCACGTCTGGTCTCGGCAGCCCGCTCTCCAGCACTAGCTGTGAGTAATCGGAGCTCAGAGGCCACTGGCAGCGCAGGAAGAACGCTTTGAGGATGGCCAGCTGCTCTTTGGTCTTGCGTCGGCGACCGCTGGGGGTCAGGGGGGAGGGGCCCGGCGGGTCAGAGGGGGAGGGGCCCGGCAAGGAGACGGGAGTAGATTTTCCCTTCCTGGCGCAAGTCCTCGATCTGCTATTGCCCTGCAGCGGGGTCTGCTGCATCGGCCCTGGTTCCGACTTCTCTTCGACAGGAAGCCTCTCCTCcgcctctccttctccttctccttctcctcctcctcctcctcctcccgccGGCCCTTCCTCCTCGGCACTCCCCAGCCCGCGCACCGCCTCCAGGCTGCGGTTCAGGAAGGATTCAAAGAAGGagctggggttggggttgggacTGGCAACAGGGATGCCGGGAGCGGGGTTCCCTCCAGACGCCCGGTTATTCTTGAGCTGGTAGCGGCTGTCGCTGAACCACTTGCGGATCTCGTTGCGAGTCAGACCTGTCTCGTCCTGCAGCCGGCGCAGCTCCGTCTCGCTGGGGAAGTGCTGTCCGCCGAAACTGGACCGGAGCGCCGCTAGCTGGGCTTTTGACTTCTTGTAGCGGCCGCTGGCCGGGGAAGGGGAAGAAACAGGAGCTTGCGGCGCACTGCTCGCCGACAGAGGAGATGAGGAAACATCCCGGCTGCTCTTCTTAACGCTCCCGGTCGCCGCTCCGTTGGCGCCGGTCGTCGCGGCGACGGGGCAGGCACTCCCTCCCTGCAGCTCGGGTTTCAAGCCGTTGGTCAGCGAGAGGCGGGTGTTCCCGTTCTCCTCCGTTTTCGCCACCCCGTTTCGTTCGAGGCCGTTCACTTCCTCCCCTAAATCGAcagccccctcctcctcctcctcctcttcgccctcctcctctcctttGACCTGCCCCAGCTTGAGCCTCGTCTCCTCGATCTCTTCCGAAGACCAGCTGATTCCGTACTTGATCCTCTGCACCATGAACCAGACCTTCACCTTGTCCAGGGGCAGCCCCGAGGCCCTGCACAGCTGCTGGATCTCCCCAGCCGACGGGTAAGGGAACCGGTTGAACGCCTCCACCAGCCCGTCATCCGAATCCAGAGCGCTGGTCTGGTCAGACTGGGTCCACACCAGCTTCAGTCCCTCGGAGACCAGCGGGAGGCAGACCACAGAGTTGTGGTTGGTACTGAAATTAGCGGCTGAGTTTTTCTGAGGCAGCTTAGGGGTCTTGACTTTTCCCCGGGGGTCTTCCTTAGGCACGGTCAGCAATTTCCGCTTGCGCTTCCCCGGGACGGCGACGACGTCGCGATCTTTACTGCCCCCCTCGCTTTTCCTCCCAGGCCCGGGGGGAAGGATTTCTCCGTTGCGCGGCGCGGTTTCGGGGTTGCCGGCAGACGGTCTTTTGAGATCAATGGGGTGCGTCGCTCTCAGGTGCTCGCTGAAGCTGGACAGCTCTCTGGTCTCGTAGCTGCAGAGCCTGCAGCGGTAGCCGCGGGCCAACGACCCTTCGGAGTCCGAGTCTGAAGCCAGCGGTCCCTCGTTCTGGCGGGTCTCTCTCGCCCCCGCGGTGAGGGGGTAAGGCTCCCACTGCAAGGAGAAAAGCTCTTTGTTTTCAGCTGACATTTTGTTTGTTGACTTCCTGTCTCGGCAGTCCAACGTCAGCTTACTTGTAGACATACCCCGACACCCggggaaaactaaaaaaaaaaaaaaaataggggtaCGGGAGAATGATGGCGTATGCAgatttttgttttgggggggggggggggggggggggggggggaacaaaaaaaaaaggaggatcCTGGTACTTGTAGTttttatcctgttttattttcctgtgaAACTGCTGAGACAGGAGGGTCCTGGTACTTGTAGTttttatcctgttttattttcctgtgaAACTGCTGAGACAGGAGGATCCCGGTACTTGTAGTTCAACCCTTTTTTGTGGAACTGAAGAGAGGGAAGGGGAGTGGTGGTGGGTGGCGGGAGGATGCtggtatttgtagttttttttttttttttttttttgcacagtttttgtagtttttgtgagTTGGGCTCCGGCAAGCCGTTCGGCTCCGAGCTGCACATTCAACCTCCCAGCAATTACGGGAGACGGCACGGGAGACGGCAGAGTCCTGTTCTCTCTGCACTGGGACTGTGGAGTCTGCAACCACTCTgcaaagagagacagagagagagagagattaaacacACTCCATTAGGGGCGACCTGCTCCCATTATACAAACTCcattacatcatcatcatcaagcaAGAGGAAGGACTGGCTCTCCTCACTCAGGTGAGCCCGAGACAGAtggggagagagcgagagagggggtgagagagagggagcgcaAGGGgtaagagaagagagagggggagggagggggagagcagGGGGGGTTCTGAGAGAGAGCATGAAGGGGAGAAGAGAGCAGAGGGGGAGCgaagagagaagagggggagggggagggtagGGTGGAGCatgatttgagagagagagagagagagagggagggagggaggtctCACTATGAGCTAGTTTCTTTATCTTGTTAAAGCGCGTTGTGAgggatggtccactatgaaggcGCTCGATAAAAAAATAAGGGCGATTTGGATTATTATAGAGAGGGGGCGGAGAGAGAAATCtgagggggtggtggtgggggccagagaggagagcgggggttgggggtgggggtagagagagagtggagaggagagagggggggtggtgggggagaaacgggaggagagagtggagagagaggggggtgggggagaggtATTAATTGTTGACTCAGATCGTTCAGGCACTTGGTTAcagtacacaaaaaaaagacacacacaagcaGAGGGAACTTGCTTTGTCAGAGACTTTCGTTCCTCCTTTCATCCTACTCACATAGTAAAGACCTTAATATCCCTGAAACATCCCCTCTAAGCGTATATAAAAGCATCCTAACTGAACACAATCAAATTCTAGAGCTGCAGGAAGGGGTTACTGGGAGGAGCGCCCCACAGGGATCAGGTGTGAGGCTCGCTGGAGCGGATCAGGGGGGCTGATTCACCGCTCAGAGTgaattcagaaacagctgcttgggtttgtgtgggtcgCTGTTCACCGCAGAGTCTGAGAAAATGCTGCGATCGTCAGGAGCAGGATGGAGACTTGTACAGTGATACAGtgaagatacggaggatttaaaacagatcCGTGCCTCCACAAAACttcagaagaatgtgcccatgacagCAGAGCAAAAAAGCtacaactgaagtgtgcaagtactgctATACATACTGAGAGAAAACAAATCGCTCAAGctttttggaaagtaaccgaaaacactaaatTTCACACAtcaaaaacgatttacataaaactcaaagaAACAGCTAAAAAATAAGAACcgaaaaacacaaatgaataaaaacGGAAAAGCGCAAGCCCTAGTTTTGCCCCGGGGCTCAGCACCTCAGTGCTGGTGTGAAGCCAGCCCCCACCCTCACCCTCACAATTAGCACAACAATGCCAACGCAGATGCCCCTCCCATCCCTCGTCAAAACAAAGTCTTTCGCTTGTCAGTCGTTTGGGAGAAAAATCTTACtgtgtgtgccccccccccctccccctccctctctccagggGCTCAAGAAGTGCTCGGGGTCTCCCCGTTTGAGTTTGGGAGAGAGAAAATCTTACTtgtgtgtgcccccccccccgccccctccctctctgggGTCTCCCCAGTTTGAGAACTGCAGCCTCCGGGCAGAGCCAAACAGAACTTCGTCCCAACACAAGATCTGTGCCCACAGCATTCGCAATCCTTGTAAAAAGCGCTCGGTGTAAATCcttgttacttttatttaaaacaaagatcTACAGCTTTGTatcaaaacatataaaacagagagatagagaggtacagagagagatacagagatagAGGAGTAAGACAGAGGTACAGTGAAAGAGACAGACCaaggagagagatacagagaaagagagaggagagagacagaggtacAGTGAGAGACAGAccaaggagagagagacagatacagAGAGACAGGTAGAGGtacagagaaagagacagagagaggagagatacagagacagaaagatgtacagagatacagagaaagagacagagagatgtACAGAGAAAGAAAGcgagagaggcgagagagagacagacagaggagacacagagagagagagacagagagaggctaGCAGCAATGACTCATTGGACACAGTCTGCTCTGCCTTGGTCACATGACCCAATTTCATTCCCAGAGCGTGTCAGAGCCTCCAGCTGCTGCCATGGCAACCTTCTGGACATGGACATTCCAACTGGAAACAACTCTCCCGacccccaccctcacccccacccccacccccaccgacagacagacagacacacccggTAACAAGATCACTGAACAAACCACACGGAGAATAAAGGACACCAGAACTCTGCCCGTATCTCTCTCAACCACACCTTACACTGACGAAGGCGCGGTTCTGTCAGATACTGCAAGCTGCCGAGGCGTTCTCAGATGACTTCAAGAAGCCCTGTGAAGGCACGTCCCCGGTTACGATCAAGGCCCCAATGAAGGCACGTCCCTCGTTAGCGATCCATTCCCCCCCCTCTACTCAAAATGTatagaatgtttcttttttttttttttttttttaaacaaacactcacgTGTTTTAGATCCTGACTGCTTTAGACAGCTTCCTCTTGTCTGTGCTAAACCACTCTGCCTTGCATGAAGAGGACTGACTGACTggatgcggggggggggggggggggggggggcggggagtCGAGAGTCATGTGACTCTGCTTGCCTGTTACACAAGTTCCGG
It encodes the following:
- the LOC121305262 gene encoding homeobox and leucine zipper protein Homez-like, with translation MSTSKLTLDCRDRKSTNKMSAENKELFSLQWEPYPLTAGARETRQNEGPLASDSDSEGSLARGYRCRLCSYETRELSSFSEHLRATHPIDLKRPSAGNPETAPRNGEILPPGPGRKSEGGSKDRDVVAVPGKRKRKLLTVPKEDPRGKVKTPKLPQKNSAANFSTNHNSVVCLPLVSEGLKLVWTQSDQTSALDSDDGLVEAFNRFPYPSAGEIQQLCRASGLPLDKVKVWFMVQRIKYGISWSSEEIEETRLKLGQVKGEEEGEEEEEEEGAVDLGEEVNGLERNGVAKTEENGNTRLSLTNGLKPELQGGSACPVAATTGANGAATGSVKKSSRDVSSSPLSASSAPQAPVSSPSPASGRYKKSKAQLAALRSSFGGQHFPSETELRRLQDETGLTRNEIRKWFSDSRYQLKNNRASGGNPAPGIPVASPNPNPSSFFESFLNRSLEAVRGLGSAEEEGPAGGGGGGGEGEGEGEAEERLPVEEKSEPGPMQQTPLQGNSRSRTCARKGKSTPVSLPGPSPSDPPGPSPLTPSGRRRKTKEQLAILKAFFLRCQWPLSSDYSQLVLESGLPRPDVIQWFGDTRYAVKNGQLRWVRGAGAGSDIASDILQQQQQSAPHIAAAPSNGRAKRRREGGSNAGVRQGASADAAAPGSNPSVDMRPLERYLSSTGFLQERDLDLLCKKSRMTYQQVRDWFLCQQLGMAEVEVDISDGEE